Proteins encoded together in one Rana temporaria chromosome 6, aRanTem1.1, whole genome shotgun sequence window:
- the LOC120942552 gene encoding mas-related G-protein coupled receptor member H-like, with product MSNLTSNDTSPPSNLTSLTPKSTETALCGVIVLLCLVGLVGNTIVIFYFWFRIKLSQSTVYILNLAVADFLFSVGCAIFFLYLACAMNGVPTTSESKRGISIFGELLISLTFTASLFFLATLSCERCLSVCFPLWYKCRRPAHLSTVLSGVMWILSLLISILERLVIPEHRSTVYIVTSAVFLLVTLLMVASSVVLLIQIQKSSVECRPLKLYIVVVAAIVNYLISLAPSRVLRMVYFFAVVPTAYMRLISIIVIFLCSAFNSAANPYIYIIVGRWKRRISTAQALKLAFQEDSNQTSEENITMGSQQTETEDKSEAVEIDGDKTL from the coding sequence ATGTCCAATCTAACGTCAAATGACACGTCTCCTCCATCTAACCTTACAAGCCTCACACCGAAAAGTACAGAGACGGCCTTGTGTGGGGTCATCGTCCTCCTCTGCCTCGTTGGACTTGTTGGAAACACCATCGTCATTTTCTACTTCTGGTTCAGAATTAAACTCAGTCAGTCGACGGTCTACATCCTGAACCTGGCGGTGGCCGACTTCCTGTTCTCGGTGGGATGCGccatcttttttctgtatcttgCGTGCGCGATGAATGGAGTGCCCACCACCAGTGAAAGTAAGCGGGGCATCAGTATATTTGGAGAACTGCTGATCAGTTTAACATTTACCGCAAGCCTCTTTTTCCTTGCGACTCTCAGCTGTGAACGGTGCCTGTCTGTCTGTTTTCCCCTCTGGTACAAATGCCGGCGGCCGGCGCACCTGTCCACCGTACTGAGCGGGGTGATGTGGATCCTGTCCCTTCTGATATCTATACTGGAACGCTTGGTGATCCCAGAGCACCGCTCTACCGTATACAtcgtcacctctgctgttttcctCCTGGTCACTCTTCTCATGGTTGCTTCCAGCGTGGTCCTTCTCATCCAGATCCAGAAGTCGTCTGTAGAGTGCCGCCCTTTGAAGCTCTACATTGTGGTCGTTGCCGCCATCGTAAACTATCTCATTTCACTGGCTCCATCCAGAGTTCTAAGGATGGTGTATTTCTTTGCTGTGGTGCCCACAGCCTACATGAGGCTCATCTCCATCATTGTGATCTTCCTGTGCTCCGCATTCAATTCTGCTGCCAATCCCTACATCTATATCATTGTGGGGAGGTGGAAGAGGAGGATCTCCACGGCACAGGCCTTGAAATTGGCCTTCCAGGAGGACTCAAACCAGACGTCTGAGGAGAACATCACAATGGGAAGTCAACAGACTGAGACTGAAGACAAATCGGAGGCTGTAGAGATCGATGGTGACAAAACTTTGTAG